A single genomic interval of Nomascus leucogenys isolate Asia chromosome 3, Asia_NLE_v1, whole genome shotgun sequence harbors:
- the VGLL2 gene encoding transcription cofactor vestigial-like protein 2 isoform X2 codes for MSCLDVMYQVYGPPQPYFAAAYTPYHQKLAYYSKMQEAQECNASPSSSGSGSSSFSSQTPASIKEEEGSPEKERPPEAEYINSRCVLFTYFQGDISSVVDEHFSRALSQPSSYSPSCTSSKAPRSSGPWRARRYSLCGASLLS; via the exons ATGAGCTGTCTGGATGTTATGTACCAAGTCTATGGTCCTCCGCAGCCCTACTTCGCAGCCGCCTACACCCCCTACCACCAG AAACTAGCCTATTACTCCAAAATGCAGGAAGCCCAGGAGTGCAATGCCAGccccagcagcagtggcagcggCAGCTCCTCATTTTCCAGCCAAACCCCAGCCAgtataaaagaggaagaaggcagcCCAGAGAAAGAGCGCCCACCAGAGGCAGAGTACATCAACTCTCGCTGCGTACTCTTCACTTATTTCCAGGGGGACATCAGCTCCGTGGTGGATGAACATTTCAGCAGGGCCCTGAGCCAACCCAGCAGCTACTCTCCCAGCTGTACCAGCAGCAAAGCACCAAGGAGCTCTGGGCCCTGGCGAG CTCGTCGTTATTCCCTCTGTGGTGCATCCCTCCTGAGCTGA
- the VGLL2 gene encoding transcription cofactor vestigial-like protein 2 isoform X1 — protein sequence MSCLDVMYQVYGPPQPYFAAAYTPYHQKLAYYSKMQEAQECNASPSSSGSGSSSFSSQTPASIKEEEGSPEKERPPEAEYINSRCVLFTYFQGDISSVVDEHFSRALSQPSSYSPSCTSSKAPRSSGPWRDCSFPMSQRSFPASFWNSAYQAPVPPPLGSPLATAHSELPFAAADPYSPAALHGHLHQGATEPWHHAHPHHAHPHHPYALGGALGAQAAPYPRPAAVHEVYAPHFDPRYGPLLMPAASGRPARLAPAPAPAPGSPPCELSGKGEPAGAAWAGPGGPFASPSGDVAQGLGLSVDSARRYSLCGASLLS from the exons ATGAGCTGTCTGGATGTTATGTACCAAGTCTATGGTCCTCCGCAGCCCTACTTCGCAGCCGCCTACACCCCCTACCACCAG AAACTAGCCTATTACTCCAAAATGCAGGAAGCCCAGGAGTGCAATGCCAGccccagcagcagtggcagcggCAGCTCCTCATTTTCCAGCCAAACCCCAGCCAgtataaaagaggaagaaggcagcCCAGAGAAAGAGCGCCCACCAGAGGCAGAGTACATCAACTCTCGCTGCGTACTCTTCACTTATTTCCAGGGGGACATCAGCTCCGTGGTGGATGAACATTTCAGCAGGGCCCTGAGCCAACCCAGCAGCTACTCTCCCAGCTGTACCAGCAGCAAAGCACCAAGGAGCTCTGGGCCCTGGCGAG ACTGCTCCTTCCCGATGAGCCAGCGCAGCTTCCCCGCCTCCTTCTGGAACAGCGCGTACCAGGCGCCGGTGCCCCCGCCGCTGGGCAGCCCTCTGGCCACCGCGCACTCGGAGCTGCCCTTCGCCGCCGCCGACCCCTACTCGCCCGCCGCGCTGCATGGCCACCTGCACCAGGGCGCCACCGAGCCCTGGCACCACGCGCACCCGCACCACGCGCATCCGCATCACCCCTACGCCCTGGGCGGCGCCCTTGGCGCCCAGGCCGCCCCCTACCCGCGCCCCGCCGCCGTGCACGAAGTCTATGCGCCGCACTTCGACCCGCGCTACGGGCCGCTGCTGATGCCAGCCGCCTCGGGGCGCCCGGCCCGCCTTGCACCCGCCCCGGCGCCCGCGCCCGGCAGTCCTCCCTGCGAGCTCTCCGGCAAGGGCGAGCCGGCGGGCGCCGCGTGGGCCGGGCCCGGGGGACCCTTCGCGAGCCCCTCGGGGGACGTGGCCCAGGGTCTGGGCCTCAGCGTGGACTCAG CTCGTCGTTATTCCCTCTGTGGTGCATCCCTCCTGAGCTGA